The DNA sequence TGTTCTTAAAGTTATCCAAACTTCCACCAAAATACGATAAATAGCGAGTCATCTTCccaatttcttttgaattatCACCCCCCAACCGCGTAAAGCCAAATTGCCCAGTCACGAAATTTGCCAAGTCATTAACAAGGTCATGCATTACAAAACCTGAGTTagtttccagtgattgttgaaATAATGATCTTGATACAAGATTATCGAAGTAATGATTGCCAACTTCTTCCATTGTAATTTCTATTTTGGATTGTTGCATTAAGAAACCCTCTGCCATCCATAATAAAACTAAttgatcttttttaaaaatataatcttttgggAATATCGAACAATAAGCAAAGCATCTTTTTAAATATGAGGGGAGATACTTGTAACTTAACCTCAAAGCCGGAAGAATGTTTGTCCCCTCCATGGAAAGATCCCATAAATTGCTCATCAATATATTAGTCCATCTCTCGACACTTGATTCAGACCACAAGAGATCGCCAATGGCTTTGATTGCTAAAGGTAGACCTTTGcactttttcacaatttttgtaCCTATTTCTTTTATCTCTGGATTTGCGTTGGAGCTACCATCACGAAATGCATGTTTTTCAAAAAGTGACCAACAATCATCCTTAGGTAATAGTTTTAGATGATGAGTTGCAATTGCCTTCATGGCCAATGCAACGCTTTCATTCCTTGTGGTGACTAGGATCTTACTTCCTCGAGTCCCATAGTGCAAGAGTTGGCTTAGGAACTCCTGATGAATGGGTTTCTCACTCCAAACATCATCCAAAACAAGGAGAAATTTCTTCCCATTCAAATTCTTCTTTAGTGTAACTTGAAGCTGCTCAGGATTCTCAAATTTAGGACAAGGTAACGAAGTTGCTGCTTCTATAATAGATTTCTCTACATTGGGCATAACAAATTCTTCTGAAACACAAAACCATATTTTAAGGTCGAAATGTTGTTGAACCCTACTTTCATTGTATACCAGTTTCGCAAGGGTAGTCTTGCCGATTCCCCCCATGCCAACGATGGCAATCACGCACATTTCATTTCCCCCCGCATCAGATGAAAGCAATAAGTCAATTACTTTTTTCTTATCCTCATCCCTACCAAAAGTGTCGGACTCTACTACATAAGAAGTGGTCAACCTTTCAGGATATTGTTTTCCCCCAACTCCTAATTGTAGACCCATTAAATCTTTTTGTGTTGTTAGATCTTGTAGTGTAACAAGTACCTCTTGAATCTTTGGCTCTACCCGATAGACAAAAGGATCAAGGTAAGTACTAGAGATGAGGTTTTGTACCTTTCCTGCAACGGGTTTAAAATCAGCACGCAACTGGCGTCGGAGGGTTACGGTAGCAATCTCATCCAATATGTCTTCTGCAGTATAGGCAACATCTTTTAGGTCATCAATCCACATTTTCACATCAGGGTTCATAACTTCCTTTTCTTCCGCGTCTTCGAGCACCATATTCATTGACCGCAATGATCTCTCCATCTTCTTTAAGAGTTCTTCGGTTGATTTTTGTCTACGAATGAAATCAACGATACCTGGAGAAGCCATTTTATTAAATACCACTCCAAGGAAGGCAGAGAGAAATGCCAAACCCACATCAGCCATGTTTTTCTTcttcagaatgaaagaaatcaaGGGAGATGAAGGAACTTTTTTTGCAAACAGCAAAGCAAGCTCAGGTAAATAGGAGAAATGTCAGTGGCACATGCTCTGGTCATGGGTCATTGACTGATTGGTCATTGATTGAATTTCTGAGAAAGTTCGTGTGAGAAAATGGTgaataagaaaatgatagtgGGAAATTAGAAAGTCTtactataataaaaaatgataggaAAATGGCTGACGCGGTTTCATAATTTCATTAGGTAGTCTGTCATAGTCATATTGTCAAAGACATCTCATAACCCACAATAACAGAGATCCCCGGTGAGAAAGGACGTCAATGCTACTGGAACGAGTGTTCTAACAGATGCTTTCATCCTATCCCTAcaattacaatttt is a window from the Carya illinoinensis cultivar Pawnee chromosome 14, C.illinoinensisPawnee_v1, whole genome shotgun sequence genome containing:
- the LOC122295063 gene encoding putative disease resistance RPP13-like protein 1, coding for MADVGLAFLSAFLGVVFNKMASPGIVDFIRRQKSTEELLKKMERSLRSMNMVLEDAEEKEVMNPDVKMWIDDLKDVAYTAEDILDEIATVTLRRQLRADFKPVAGKVQNLISSTYLDPFVYRVEPKIQEVLVTLQDLTTQKDLMGLQLGVGGKQYPERLTTSYVVESDTFGRDEDKKKVIDLLLSSDAGGNEMCVIAIVGMGGIGKTTLAKLVYNESRVQQHFDLKIWFCVSEEFVMPNVEKSIIEAATSLPCPKFENPEQLQVTLKKNLNGKKFLLVLDDVWSEKPIHQEFLSQLLHYGTRGSKILVTTRNESVALAMKAIATHHLKLLPKDDCWSLFEKHAFRDGSSNANPEIKEIGTKIVKKCKGLPLAIKAIGDLLWSESSVERWTNILMSNLWDLSMEGTNILPALRLSYKYLPSYLKRCFAYCSIFPKDYIFKKDQLVLLWMAEGFLMQQSKIEITMEEVGNHYFDNLVSRSLFQQSLETNSGFVMHDLVNDLANFVTGQFGFTRLGGDNSKEIGKMTRYLSYFGGSLDNFKNIKEDLYNAKQLRTFLALDCQAGSKTKMPRAWCLKVLSLSGGRVTKLLDSISQMKHLRYLDFSFTDINRLPNSICILCNLQTLKLSYCRNLDRLPRDMWKLINLRHLEFDQINQLKEMPKKMGRLKCLQTLTKFVISKDDSGSSIGELGKLIHLRGKLLIQKLQNVRSVKDALDANLKDKSYLEELVLEWNPQKALGILESQRDVLQNLRPHENLKSLTIKYYGGKEFPDWILELPSLSKLKLIDCKYCYALLLIDFPILTHMKIIGCDNLQSLEGLRAPKLAFFILNNCESLRSIPGKMHLFLPSLRYLELINCPEVESFPEGGLPSNLKQIVIYRCKKLIANWKGWGLQILPSLEWLDIGGESENVESFPGELLLPTTLTNLKILSFAKLKSLDNEGFRHLTSLVQLVIWDCPKLEYLPEDGFPSSLHYLRMGDCPVLLKDLKSKKGKEWLKVARVREIFINGDHIQGNEWPAYYKSPHEPPYD